Proteins from a single region of Fusobacterium gonidiaformans ATCC 25563:
- a CDS encoding TetR/AcrR family transcriptional regulator gives MAEKQEIENKKEKILEIFQKLVLEKGYSKVSVEEITSSLGISKGSFYSYFKSKTDMVLECIEENLWISLERQKHIENISNSMESTLQNYFIDRFQRDVQHLKKELVLISLFKNLEILEESIVKRLICFEKTYIEYWEKQLEKYDEELNILEEERHEYAILLAKMIQGFRMSALFVTQDENFFTTDVAEVLKRIEDKTILNKIEFLIKNILKMIK, from the coding sequence ATGGCTGAAAAACAAGAAATAGAGAATAAAAAAGAAAAAATTTTGGAAATATTTCAGAAGCTTGTTTTGGAAAAAGGATATAGCAAAGTTTCTGTAGAAGAAATTACAAGTAGCTTGGGAATTTCGAAAGGAAGTTTTTATAGTTATTTTAAGTCAAAAACAGATATGGTTTTGGAATGTATTGAGGAAAATCTATGGATTTCTCTAGAAAGGCAAAAACATATAGAAAATATTTCAAATAGTATGGAGAGTACTTTACAGAATTATTTTATAGATCGATTTCAAAGGGATGTTCAACATCTTAAGAAAGAGTTAGTTCTGATTAGTTTATTCAAAAATTTAGAGATTTTAGAAGAGAGTATTGTAAAAAGACTGATCTGCTTTGAAAAAACTTATATTGAGTATTGGGAAAAACAATTAGAGAAATATGATGAGGAGTTAAATATTTTAGAGGAAGAAAGACATGAATATGCAATTCTTTTGGCAAAAATGATCCAAGGTTTTCGTATGTCAGCTCTATTTGTTACACAAGATGAAAATTTTTTTACAACAGATGTAGCAGAGGTGTTAAAAAGAATTGAGGATAAAACCATTTTAAATAAAATT
- a CDS encoding uridine kinase family protein codes for MEILNYRTYLTTLKLVFLKAISDLYPEHEVVFLNSLNNGLYGKIIYNNHVFREADYDKIKTQMKQIIDANLPIQIVSSNYEAIKLSPIEENREDIQELINTTLWTGIMKMELDGYVDYFYHLPYDRTGKLNAYDVYPYSSGFILKYPITDPNTLEQKIDTPKMAAIFEESDHWLRLMDVPNAGSINRKVLNHEIRSLIRINEALHNKNLAKISEQIVKNDKIKVITIAGPSSSGKTTFANRLFIQLKADEVNPLVISLDNYYIGRKNIPLNEEGEKDYEALEALDIRLLNQNLVDLIDGKEVELPIYNFITGEREEKGKIVRLSNKHGVIIIEGIHGLNEAMTKYIPKEQKFKIYISCLTQLNLDKHNRIATSDVREIRRMVRDSLSRNTAAEETLAMWSSVRKGEEKHIFPFQEEADVIFNSNLVYEMGVLKNAAMRELVKVPTTSPYYADARRLIGLLACFLPIETDDVPDDSILKEFIGKSFFYNY; via the coding sequence ATGGAAATATTAAATTATAGAACTTATTTAACTACTTTAAAGCTAGTTTTTTTAAAAGCCATTTCTGATCTTTATCCAGAACATGAGGTTGTTTTTTTAAATTCTTTAAATAACGGTCTTTATGGAAAAATTATTTACAATAATCATGTCTTTCGTGAAGCGGATTACGATAAAATAAAAACACAGATGAAACAAATCATCGATGCAAATCTTCCTATTCAAATTGTTTCTTCTAATTATGAAGCAATCAAACTCTCTCCTATTGAAGAAAATAGGGAGGATATCCAAGAACTTATCAATACAACTTTATGGACAGGTATTATGAAAATGGAGTTAGATGGATATGTCGATTATTTTTACCATCTTCCCTATGATAGAACTGGAAAATTAAACGCTTATGATGTGTATCCTTATTCTTCCGGTTTTATTTTGAAATATCCTATAACAGATCCTAATACCCTGGAACAAAAGATTGATACTCCGAAAATGGCAGCTATCTTTGAAGAAAGTGATCATTGGTTACGCCTTATGGATGTACCAAATGCAGGATCAATTAATCGAAAAGTATTAAATCATGAAATTCGTTCCCTAATTCGGATTAACGAAGCATTACACAACAAAAATTTGGCAAAAATCTCAGAACAAATTGTAAAAAATGATAAGATTAAAGTGATTACTATTGCAGGACCTTCTTCTTCCGGAAAAACAACTTTTGCCAATCGATTATTTATTCAATTAAAAGCAGACGAGGTAAATCCTCTTGTAATTTCCCTAGATAACTATTATATCGGTCGAAAAAATATTCCTTTGAATGAAGAGGGAGAAAAAGACTATGAAGCCTTAGAAGCTCTGGATATTAGACTGTTAAATCAAAATCTTGTAGATTTGATTGATGGAAAAGAAGTAGAACTTCCAATCTATAATTTTATTACCGGAGAAAGAGAAGAAAAAGGAAAAATTGTAAGACTTTCTAATAAACACGGGGTAATCATTATTGAGGGAATCCATGGTTTAAATGAAGCTATGACAAAATATATCCCGAAAGAACAAAAATTTAAAATCTATATCAGTTGTTTAACTCAACTAAATCTGGATAAGCACAATCGTATTGCAACTTCTGATGTTCGAGAAATTAGAAGAATGGTTCGAGATAGTTTATCAAGAAATACGGCAGCCGAAGAAACTCTCGCTATGTGGTCCTCTGTTCGTAAGGGAGAAGAAAAGCATATCTTCCCATTTCAAGAAGAAGCTGATGTCATTTTTAACTCTAATTTAGTTTATGAAATGGGAGTTTTAAAAAACGCTGCAATGAGAGAACTCGTTAAAGTACCTACTACCAGCCCTTACTATGCAGATGCCAGACGTTTAATCGGTTTACTTGCTTGTTTCTTACCAATAGAAACAGACGATGTTCCGGATGATTCTATTTTAAAAGAATTTATTGGAAAAAGTTTTTTCTATAATTATTAA